The following coding sequences are from one Lysinibacillus sp. FSL W8-0992 window:
- a CDS encoding FtsW/RodA/SpoVE family cell cycle protein, translated as MENKRNFVNRFDWTLAFILFTFLVISLLAIASAQTSGQYGINYVPKQLQWYVIGAVIIGVIMFFEPDQYKKMAWYMYGAGIALLVLLIFMPEGKGQIGEPVNGAKSWFHTPLGNIQPSEFMKTFYILALARLISKHHEVYSLRSIKSDFILLGKIAITLIIPLGIIMKQPDLGSALVFFAITAALVIVAGISWKIILPTFLGGAAIGGSLLWMALYMQDFLEKTFGFKAYQFARIYSWLDPYSYSSSDGYHLITSLNAIGSGEIFGKGFRGREVYVAENHTDFIFTVIGEEWGFIGASIVICIFFLLIYHLTKTTLLLKDPFSTYVCAGIIAMITFHVFENIGMTIQLLPITGIPLPFISYGGSSLMGNALAIGLVFSMRFHYRTYMFTTYDEDD; from the coding sequence ATGGAAAATAAACGAAATTTCGTGAACCGTTTTGACTGGACGCTCGCTTTTATACTTTTCACTTTTCTTGTCATTAGTTTGTTAGCTATTGCATCTGCGCAAACTTCTGGACAATACGGTATTAACTACGTGCCAAAGCAGTTACAGTGGTATGTAATTGGTGCAGTTATTATCGGTGTCATTATGTTTTTCGAACCCGATCAATATAAAAAAATGGCTTGGTATATGTATGGAGCTGGGATCGCCCTTTTAGTATTACTTATTTTCATGCCGGAAGGAAAAGGTCAGATTGGTGAGCCTGTAAATGGAGCAAAAAGCTGGTTCCATACACCACTCGGCAATATCCAGCCCTCCGAATTTATGAAAACATTTTATATTTTAGCACTTGCGCGACTTATTAGTAAGCATCATGAAGTTTATTCTTTAAGATCCATAAAATCCGACTTCATTTTACTAGGCAAAATTGCTATAACGTTGATTATACCACTTGGTATTATTATGAAACAGCCAGACCTTGGTTCTGCACTTGTTTTCTTTGCGATTACTGCAGCACTTGTTATTGTTGCAGGGATTTCATGGAAGATTATATTACCTACTTTTTTAGGTGGAGCAGCTATCGGAGGAAGTCTCCTTTGGATGGCGCTGTATATGCAGGACTTTTTAGAAAAAACATTTGGGTTTAAAGCTTACCAGTTTGCCAGAATTTATTCTTGGCTAGATCCTTATTCTTATTCATCCAGTGATGGCTACCATTTAATCACTTCCTTAAACGCCATTGGTTCGGGTGAAATTTTTGGTAAAGGTTTCCGTGGACGCGAAGTGTACGTAGCAGAAAATCATACGGACTTCATATTCACCGTCATTGGTGAGGAATGGGGATTTATTGGTGCAAGTATCGTAATCTGTATTTTCTTTTTGTTAATCTATCATTTAACAAAAACAACACTATTGTTAAAAGATCCTTTTTCAACTTATGTATGTGCAGGAATTATTGCTATGATTACGTTCCACGTATTCGAAAATATCGGAATGACAATTCAATTACTACCAATTACGGGTATTCCGCTTCCGTTCATTAGTTATGGAGGAAGTTCATTAATGGGGAATGCACTTGCCATCGGACTGGTCTTTAGCATGCGTTTCCATTATCGTACTTACATGTTTACAACATATGATGAAGATGATTAA
- a CDS encoding Lmo0850 family protein, translated as MTKEVDLKKIVSNLSKLGVTATVTKSRLELLKVLTPPTQTPQVQA; from the coding sequence ATGACAAAGGAAGTAGATTTGAAAAAGATTGTTTCGAATTTATCGAAGTTGGGTGTGACTGCCACTGTAACGAAGTCTCGACTTGAACTTTTAAAAGTGCTCACACCTCCAACGCAAACTCCGCAAGTTCAAGCTTAA